The following are from one region of the Gloeomargarita lithophora Alchichica-D10 genome:
- a CDS encoding cell division protein SepF: MQLLKRLRDLVSLGEPVEYDYDPGQHQTPVPPMSSAPDYRDPPRRRERTPLATPSEPSTPRNVMNNVIGLPTAHPNSFEVMVMEPRSFEEMPQAIQALRERKSVVLNVTLMEPDLAQRAVDFVAGGTYAIDGHQERLGESIFLFTPNGVQVSTRTSAPNSAPAEASSSLRNTPPIWTPEAMPAYLAQ; the protein is encoded by the coding sequence ATGCAATTATTAAAGAGACTCCGGGACTTGGTGAGCCTTGGTGAACCGGTGGAGTATGATTATGACCCTGGTCAACACCAAACACCTGTGCCCCCAATGTCCAGTGCCCCGGATTACCGCGACCCTCCCCGGCGGCGGGAACGGACACCGTTGGCTACCCCTTCTGAACCCTCTACCCCCCGTAATGTGATGAACAACGTGATCGGTTTGCCCACTGCCCATCCCAACTCGTTTGAAGTCATGGTGATGGAACCCCGTTCCTTTGAGGAGATGCCCCAGGCGATCCAAGCCCTGCGGGAGCGCAAGTCGGTGGTATTGAATGTGACGTTGATGGAGCCGGATTTGGCGCAACGGGCGGTGGATTTTGTGGCGGGGGGCACCTATGCCATAGATGGTCACCAGGAGCGGTTGGGGGAAAGCATTTTTCTTTTTACCCCCAACGGGGTGCAGGTGAGTACCCGTACCTCGGCACCCAATTCCGCCCCGGCGGAAGCCTCTAGTTCCCTGCGGAACACACCGCCGATTTGGACACCGGAGGCCATGCCTGCCTATCTGGCGCAGTAA